CTCACCACTTTGCCAACAAAACGATCCAGAATAACTCTTCTATAAAAACGCCATTCATCCCCTACCTAAAGGTACCGCTTGCGCACGAAGAATAAGATTCAGTTAGGCGCAAGCTGGGGATTTCTGGCGGGGTTCATTAACAAAGCAATGTAGGTATAACACGAGAAAAACTTTACTTCTTAGCAAATGCATGACAAATAAAGCCTGTAAGCTTGTGCCTCTGGTAATACTGTTGGTGGTACTCTTCGGCTGGATAAAAAACAGCTGCTTTGGTAATCTCCGTAACAATCGGTTGTTTATATCTTCCTGATGTTTCAATTCTTTTTAGAAATTCTTGTGCTTTTTCTTTCTGCTCATTGTTCTGAAAAAAAATAGCAGAGCGGTATTGACTACCAATATCAGGACCTTGTCTGTCTTTCGTTGTTGGATCATGGATATGCCAGAAGGTATCGAGCAATACTTCGTAGGAAATCTTCTGCTGATCAAAGGTTATCTCAACAGCCTCTGCATGGTCAGTTGTGTGAGAACAAACCTCTTCATAGGTTGGATTCTTTGTTTTGCCACCAGTATAGCCAACACGGGTAGCTATAACACCCGGAAGGGTACGAAAGGCTTCTTCAACTCCCCAGAAACAGCCAGCAGCAAAGATTGCTTTCTCGACCTGCTTGTTTTTTTCCATACCTATTCCTAGCTTCTCCTGGTTAATAAGGGTTATGAATCTCTCATATTTCCGTCTAATTTTGAGTTCTGGTTGCTCCACTCTTTTGCCGTTAAGCCAAACAATGCAAGATTTAGAATATCTGCTTCTGTTGCGTAAATCAGGTTTTCTTCATTTTTTGATATTATTTGAGGAATTAAATGCCTTTTGATTGCATCAGTATGGATTTTATAGTTAATTTTTGCAAGATTTCTTTTTATATCCCACCCCAATGCTTTTCTTTCGTTCTCTTCTTCCTTTAATCTCTGGAATTCTTTGATTAAGTATAGCTTAAATTCGACAGATACCCAAGATACAAATTCAAAGGCAATATCTTTATGAGCATATGTTCCTCCGTATCTTCCTGG
The sequence above is a segment of the Candidatus Woesearchaeota archaeon genome. Coding sequences within it:
- the msrA gene encoding peptide-methionine (S)-S-oxide reductase MsrA; amino-acid sequence: MEKNKQVEKAIFAAGCFWGVEEAFRTLPGVIATRVGYTGGKTKNPTYEEVCSHTTDHAEAVEITFDQQKISYEVLLDTFWHIHDPTTKDRQGPDIGSQYRSAIFFQNNEQKEKAQEFLKRIETSGRYKQPIVTEITKAAVFYPAEEYHQQYYQRHKLTGFICHAFAKK
- a CDS encoding KilA-N domain-containing protein; translated protein: MDKVKVLNKEVGFYVYNDQDYICLTDIAKYKDPERSDYIIQNWLRNRNTIEFLGIWEKVNNPHFNPIEFDGFRRQAGLNSFILTSKQWVEKTDAIGIISKPGRYGGTYAHKDIAFEFVSWVSVEFKLYLIKEFQRLKEEENERKALGWDIKRNLAKINYKIHTDAIKRHLIPQIISKNEENLIYATEADILNLALFGLTAKEWSNQNSKLDGNMRDS